The following coding sequences are from one Papilio machaon chromosome 8, ilPapMach1.1, whole genome shotgun sequence window:
- the LOC106720346 gene encoding short neuropeptide F, with protein sequence MSRSCTISLALCALTAIYLLPASSAQYEGAVGEGQGWEALGGLYALLAQHDALDGHALARKSVRSPSRRLRFGRRSDPDMPAQAPLDEMEELVMRELRTPVRLRFGRRSEEHAVPHVFPQEEQDRAVRTPSMRLRFGRRSDNNMYLLPLESALPKEVKANGSVEDDRQQ encoded by the exons ATGTCTCGCAGTTGCACCATTTCTCTAGCGTTGTGCGCATTGACCGCCATCTACTTGTTGCCGGCCTCCAGTGCACAATACGAAg GTGCGGTGGGCGAGGGCCAGGGCTGGGAGGCGCTGGGCGGGCTGTACGCTCTTCTGGCGCAGCACGATGCACTCGACGGGCATGCACTGGCCCGCAAGTCTGTGCGTTCGCCCTCGCGCCGGCTGCGCTTCGGCCGCCGCTCCGACCCCGACATGCCCGCACAGGCTCCG TTGGACGAGATGGAAGAACTGGTGATGCGTGAGTTGCGTACGCCCGTTCGCCTGCGTTTTGGCCGCCGCTCCGAGGAACACGCCGTGCCTCACGTCTTCCCCCAGGAG GAACAGGACCGTGCTGTGCGCACCCCCTCCATGCGCCTTCGTTTCGGTCGTCGATCCGACAACAACATGTACTTGCTACCCCTAGAG TCCGCCTTGCCTAAGGAGGTGAAAGCCAACGGCTCCGTGGAAGACGACAGACAACAGTAA